The Actinosynnema mirum DSM 43827 genomic interval AGCAGGTGCTCGCGGGGCCGATCCTGCGGGAGCTGCGGATGCGCAAGGACGCGGCTGAGGTTGCTGCGCTGCGCAAGGCCGGCGAGGCGATCGACCGGGTGCACGCTCGGGTCGGGGAGTGGCTGCGGGCCGGGCGGACCGAGGCTGAGGTCGGGGCCGACATCGCTGCGGCGATCGTCGCGGAGGGGCATGAGGCCGCCGAGTTCGTGATCGTGGGGTCGGGGCCGAACGGGGCTTCCCCGCACCACAGCTTGTCCGACCGGGTGATCGAGGTCGGGGATGTCGTGGTGGTCGACATCGGTGGGCCGGTTGCCGAGGGGTACAACTCGGACTCGACTCGCACTTACTCGATCGGTGAGCCGCGTGACGCGGACGTGCGGGAGACGTACGCCGTGCTGCAGGCGGCCCAGCAGGCCGCGGTGGACGCGGCTCGGCCTGGGGTGACCTGCGAGGCCGTTGACGCCGCCGCGCGCGAGGTGATCGACGCGGCCGGGTTCGGGGAGCACTTCGTGCACCGGACCGGGCACGGCATCGGGTTGGACGTGCACGAGGAGCCGTACATCGTCGCGGGGAACGACCTGCCGCTGGAGGCGGGGATGGCGTTCAGCGTGGAGCCCGGCATCTACCTGCCGGGGCGGTGGGGGGCGCGGATCGAGGACATCGTCATCGCCACCGGGAGCGGCTCCGAGCGGTTGAACAACCGGCCGCACGAGCTGGTGGTGCTTGAGGCGTGACGAACCTGGAGCCGATCGACCGGGCGATCCTGCGCGAGCTGTCCACGGACGGGCGGTGCAGCTTCACCGACCTCGCGGAGCGCGTCGGCCTGAGCGTGTCGGCCGTGCACCAGCGGGTGCGCAGGCTGGAGCAGCGGGGAGTGGTCAAGGGGTACGCGGCCCGGTTGGACGGGGACGAGGTCGGGTTGCCGCTGACCGCGTTCATCTCGCTGACGCCGATCGACCCGGCCGCACCGGACGACTACCCGGAGCGGCTGGAGCACCTGGCGCAGATCGAGGCCTGCTACTCGGTGGCGGGTGACTCGTCGTACCTGGTGCGGGTGCGGGTGGCGTCGCCCAAGGCGCTGGAGGATTTGTTGCGGCAGATCCGGGAGGTGGCGAACGTGTCCACGCGGACCACGGTCGTGCTGTCCACGCCTTACGAGGACCGGCCGCCCGCGGTGTGAGCGGCCCTGCCCCCGTCGCGCGAGCTCGGCTCGGGCGACGGGGGCTCAGGGGGTGACGGGGTGCTGGGGGATCGCGGCGAAGGCGGCTCTGAGGCGTTCGAAGGTCCGGCCCACCGGGTAGCGGACGTCGCCGATGCGGTGGACCGGGGCCACGCCCCACGAGTTGGCGGTGAAGGCTCCGTCGTGCTCGCCGAGGTCGGTCAGGTGGACCTGGGCGCGTCGGGAGGGCATGTGCTCTTCGAGCAGGCGCATGGTGGTGCCGTGGAGCCAGGGGCCGTCCGCCCAGACGATCTCGTTGTTGCTGAAGAAGCCGATGTTCGCCACCGCGGATTCGACGATCAGGCCGCCAGGGGCGATGAGCAGGGCGCCGTCGAAACCGGCCTCGCGGGCGGCTCGGTGGTGCACCGCGCGTTCGAAGCCGCCCAGGTGCTTCACGTGCGGGAGCGGGCGCACGTGCTCCACGGGGAGGAGTGACTGCGGCAGTTCGGGCGGCTCCTGGGGCTCGCGCACGGACACCAGGGTGGTGGGGGTGTCGACGCCGAACAGGGCGACGCGCACGGACGCGTCGGTCACCCCGCGCAGGGCTTGGGCCACCAGTGCGCGGACCCTGGCCCGGTCGAGGTCCAGGGCGTACAGCTCGCGGTTGCCCTCGGCCAGGCGGTCCAGGTGGTGGTTCATGCCTCTGACCAGGCCGTTCCTGACCTGGAACGCGGTGAAGTGGCCGTAGTTGCCGAACAGGCCCGCCATGTCCTGGGCGGTGGCGGCCACGCCGTCGACCTCGATCCTGCGCACGGGCCGACTCTAGGCGGGGCCCCGCGCGGGTGTTCGGGGGGCGGGTTCCCGTCGGAACGGTGAACCGTCAACATCCCCCCAGCGCGGCTGGTCGCGAACCGATCACCCCCCGTCGTCCTTCCTTGTAGCGTGTCCGGCTTACCGGCGCCGCCACGGTCCCGACTCCGGCCCCGGCTCCGGTTCCGGCTTCGGCGACAGCGGGGGATGGCGGGGGAGAACTATGGCGACGGGTTTCCGGGCGGTCTTCGGGGTGGCGGAGTTCCGCGTGCTGTGGTGCGCGGCGGTCCTGTCCACGCTGGGCGACCAGCTCGCTCGCGTGGCGTTATCCGTGCTCGTCTTCGAGCGCACCAACTCGCCCGCGTGGACAGCCCTCACCTACGCGCTGACCATGCTCCCGGCGTTGTTCTCCGGCATCCTGTTCTCGGGGGTGGCGGACCGGTACCCCCGCCGCACGGTGATGGTCGCGGCGGATCTGCTGCGGGCCGTCGTGCTCGCGGTCATGGCGCTGCCCGGTGTGCCGCTGCCGCTCGTGGCGGGCCTGCTGGTCCTGGCGCAGTTGGCGGAGCCGCCGTTCGCGGCGGCCCAGGGGGCGCTGCTGCCCACGGTGCTGGGGGACAAGTACGAGGCCGGGCAGTCCGTCCACCTCATCACCCACCAGGCCGGGCTGCTGCTCGGCTTCGCGGGGGGTGGGCTGGCGGTGTACTGGCTGGGCACCTCGGGGGCGCTGGCCGCCGACGCGGTCACGTTCGCGGCCTCCGCGCTGCTGCTGCGGCTGGGGCTCGAGGCGCGTCCGGCGCCCGCCTCCGCCCGGACGACACGACTGCGGATCAACGAAGGCGCGGCGCTGGTCTGGCGCACCCCGCGACTGCGGCTGCTGGTGCTGCTCGGGTGGCTCGCCCTGTTCACCGTGGTGCCCGAGGGGCTGGCCGCGCCGTTCTCCGACGAGGTCGGGACCGGGGCCGCCGGGGTGGGGGTGCTGCTCGCCGCGGACCCCGCCGGGATGGTCCTGGGCACCGTCCTGCTGCGCTACCTGCCCACCGAACGGCGGGTGCGGCTGCTGGGCCTTCTGGCCGTCGCCACCGCCCTGCCGCTGGTCGCCTACCTGCTGCACCCCGGACTGCTCGGCGCCGTCACCCTCCTGGCCCTCAGCGGCCTCTTCAGCGCCTACCAGGTCACGGCCGGGGCCACCTTCGTCCGCCTCGTCCCCGACGCCCGCCGGGGGCAGGCGCTCGGGTTCGCCCGCAGCGGCCTGGTCGCAGCACAGGGCGTCGGGGTGGCCGGTGGCGGGCTGCTCGCCACGGCCACCGGATCGGCCGCCACGGCCATCGCGATCGCCGCCGGGGTGGGTGTGCTCGCCGCCGCCGCCGTCACCACGCGGTGGATGGCGCTGGGCCCGCTGGAGCAGCTCGCCGAGGGCTGAACGCCCGGCCGCGCGCGCGTCGCGCGCGGCCG includes:
- a CDS encoding MFS transporter — protein: MATGFRAVFGVAEFRVLWCAAVLSTLGDQLARVALSVLVFERTNSPAWTALTYALTMLPALFSGILFSGVADRYPRRTVMVAADLLRAVVLAVMALPGVPLPLVAGLLVLAQLAEPPFAAAQGALLPTVLGDKYEAGQSVHLITHQAGLLLGFAGGGLAVYWLGTSGALAADAVTFAASALLLRLGLEARPAPASARTTRLRINEGAALVWRTPRLRLLVLLGWLALFTVVPEGLAAPFSDEVGTGAAGVGVLLAADPAGMVLGTVLLRYLPTERRVRLLGLLAVATALPLVAYLLHPGLLGAVTLLALSGLFSAYQVTAGATFVRLVPDARRGQALGFARSGLVAAQGVGVAGGGLLATATGSAATAIAIAAGVGVLAAAAVTTRWMALGPLEQLAEG
- a CDS encoding aminotransferase class IV — encoded protein: MRRIEVDGVAATAQDMAGLFGNYGHFTAFQVRNGLVRGMNHHLDRLAEGNRELYALDLDRARVRALVAQALRGVTDASVRVALFGVDTPTTLVSVREPQEPPELPQSLLPVEHVRPLPHVKHLGGFERAVHHRAAREAGFDGALLIAPGGLIVESAVANIGFFSNNEIVWADGPWLHGTTMRLLEEHMPSRRAQVHLTDLGEHDGAFTANSWGVAPVHRIGDVRYPVGRTFERLRAAFAAIPQHPVTP
- a CDS encoding M24 family metallopeptidase produces the protein MSTRVGPLDVEALRSRLDRATAAAAVAGVDALLISPGSDLRYLIGAGGASFERLTCLVVPVGGDPVLVVPKLEQPGYAAVPTEALGVEVATWVDGEDPYALVRKALKGTARTAVADMTPALHVLGLRGAVGGEQVLAGPILRELRMRKDAAEVAALRKAGEAIDRVHARVGEWLRAGRTEAEVGADIAAAIVAEGHEAAEFVIVGSGPNGASPHHSLSDRVIEVGDVVVVDIGGPVAEGYNSDSTRTYSIGEPRDADVRETYAVLQAAQQAAVDAARPGVTCEAVDAAAREVIDAAGFGEHFVHRTGHGIGLDVHEEPYIVAGNDLPLEAGMAFSVEPGIYLPGRWGARIEDIVIATGSGSERLNNRPHELVVLEA
- a CDS encoding Lrp/AsnC family transcriptional regulator, encoding MTNLEPIDRAILRELSTDGRCSFTDLAERVGLSVSAVHQRVRRLEQRGVVKGYAARLDGDEVGLPLTAFISLTPIDPAAPDDYPERLEHLAQIEACYSVAGDSSYLVRVRVASPKALEDLLRQIREVANVSTRTTVVLSTPYEDRPPAV